The DNA window TATTCGGCTCCTTTGTTTTCCACTGATTTGACTGTCTGTGTGATTCAGGGCTTGTTGTCAGACTCAGTGTTGTCTGTTCTATTAGTGCTGATCAGGGTTAAAGCTAAAGTCCCGTGAATGATTTGCCTTTAACCTGAGCCAGTATGATTTGGAAACTTGTAGAAAGAATTCTGCTGACAGATTAAGCTCCAACGCCCCAGCTTAAAAATTATGTAACCCATGATGTCACGCCTTTTATGCAAATATCACCATGTGTAATATCCACAGAAAATCTAATCTAAATGCTCAAATAAGCCATTTCTACAACCACCGAACACAGCAAAAATAAGTGATGATTCAAAGAGCAGTTacataaatgcaaaacaaacaaaaccaatcCAAAAATTCTCCAGACTCCATGTAATGATATAAACAAAGGCTAATTAGCTTCTGCAGCTTTTTGCTGCACACTTAGTTTCACCACACGCCAACCAAGATTCACTGACCCAGCCGCAAAAGAAGACCGCAAAAACGCTTCTGTTAGTCTGAGTCAAAGAGGGGATCAAAAATCATGAGAATCCTGGTTTACTGGTGCGCCAGTCTAAAGTAAAATGGGGTGATAGCAGTCCTAACATCTGTGAGCTTTGTCTCTTCACTGCATGTTGTTTCCAGATGTTCATTCAGCAGCGTCTCTCACAGTGAGTCCTGACAGAGTGCAACACTTCACCTTTGACTCTGTCTCACTGACCTGTGAGGGAAACTTCACTGAGTGGAGAGTGAGGAAGTTCTCTGAGGACGGCCGACTCTCTGACTGTAGCAGAATGACTGGATCCACATGTGACATCTACACATCAAAGTCAGATACTGGAGTGTACTGGTGTGAGTCTGGATCAGGAGAGTTCAGCAGTGCAGTCAACATCACTGTACAGAGTATGTTATTATACATTTACTTCTTGGATCTGAATGATTTAGACGTCACATGAACATTTGTCTCAGCTTTGCTCTATGTGAAGTAATTCTATGtggcaacacaaacaaaactgagACAATTTTAGACAAAAAAGTATCAAAATATTCTTTGTTGTTGGTCTCATTTCACTCGATCTTTTCATGCTTTTCAAACATCACGTTTGTAAAAACTTGCACACagtaattttatattttctctGTCAGAATAAAACTCTAAAGAGCTCAACATCTCTGTTATCACATTAGATGAACTTTTATTGTCTCCATTATTTAAATAACACAACTATACAAATGTTTACAATTTGTATATTTGACTCCTGCAGGGAAAATAAAGGGAGCATCCCAACTATATTTCCAGCCCACTTAATCAAATTTTGAATTTGGGATCTGAGCTTGACAGAAAGTTTGCCAAATCATGTAGTGATAACATGACAGATTCAACAATCTCCCTATAAAATGTAACATGATGCATTTATTTACTCCATGGACCCTCAGCCTTCTAAAAAATGCAAGTGGTGACTACATGAATGATCCACATGATGAACCCACTGAACTGAACATCTAAACATGAAATATTGTCTCtaggaaccatgataacagggttcatgctgagaaataagagagcggaaccggctgttcaaacccccacaaggctgcccgctggattCGAAGCGACGGGACGAGGCgcgacctctcacaacgaacgtaatatggtcaacaccttggagacgcttacagctgctgtgaaggctcaaaacaacaccattgagcgtatgaggGGAAACATCAGAGAAAGGCCTACTCAAAATGACacccttgagcgacagttggaaaacatcgcggaacggatcactgcagttgtgaggtctcagaatcaaaagactgacaacaccatggaacagaagtttgataccatcatggggaggctcgcggctctccaacgggagatcgagGGACCAGTGTCAGAGGGCTAAATTCGAGCTGCTCACAAAGgaaatcaacaatattcaacatttggacaccacggcgccagctgctaggcccaaggctggagcccaccaaaacaactccctgataacgactgtgtgatgactattcttcccgtcccatgaaggccacctgggttggctggcagactgtttacttagcctgatagagcgaaggacactgtctccgctgaactatggacacgcacacacatacacttacactgataggcactcactcatcccccctccctttccaacgccttcgatgcttgtttccggcgagggaacacggcgggtctgTGTGCCGCGCTGGAATGATAGCGCTGTGCAGGgtggctgctgtgtttcttcggattactcctcaccccccacccacccctgtggcttgtcatgtcttcacaatgttgtgctgtggacatttatgtgcttttttgtgcaaaggagttttttttgtttcctgttctcatgctgtcctaccatggaagcacagcatgagtaggggtctcttttttcctcttgtactttccccactgtagtgtacatttcaatgttttttcctGATTCTACCaatctccgacctgtatccccatgtaatgtttgtgctatatgtgtaaggtcgggggggggtcccatttcactgcagggcaacctgcatgtgacgaataaagctttgattgattgatagtTCAATATTGTCTCCAGTCATTAAAACCAGGCTCTCAGAAAATCTCTCTGAAACCAGGTCAGCATGTAGATCATGAGACACGACTCACAGCTTTTTCTAAAAGTTTTGCACCAGCTGGTCTGACTGAaacaatatgtttgtttttttgttttcacagattattattattatggtccTATCCTGGTGAGTCCTGTTCATCCTGTGACTGAGGGAGCTTCTGTTAATCTGAGCTGCAGTTTGAGAACACAAAAAATACTttccaatgtgtttttctatcacaATGACAAACTTATTCAAAATGATACCCGAGGGGAGCTGAAGATCTCTGCAGTGTCAAAGTCTGATGAAGGTTTCTACAAGTGTCAGTACTCAGGAAGAGAGTCAGCACAGAGCTGGATGTCAGTTAAAGGTGAGCAGGAACAAAATATTTGATGGATCTTTATAAATGAGTTTCATGCTTGAGAAGGAACATTAGATTGTCTGTTTAAAGGCTCGAAGTCACCTGGATCTATTTTGTAAGAACTTTATAAAACTATTATGTAATATCTCTATATTGTCAGGTTTAACAGCAGGTGAAAACAGCAGAGGATGTAATGAGTCAAAGTTTACTCAAACAAAGGATAATTCATTTAACACAACAGATTGTGAGCTTTGACTTGGTCAACAAGaacaagacataaataaaccTAAACTTAATGAGCGAGTCCTACAAAAACATCTTAACTGAGGTGAGAGAGACAGGCCAGAGGAGCGGACATAACAGTGTGAGGGCGGCAGGGCAGGAAAATCTGAGGGAATGTGACAAGACAGAGAGTGTTCATAAAGTGGCTGCAACTATGCCTTACTTGGAGTCCAGACTAGCTGGGTTTAGTGGATGAAGGCAGAGGTCTGTGGAAACTGTTGAACGATGGGCAGGCAGGCAAGTGAGAAAGAGGCTCTGAGGGGGCAGCAGTGGTGGTGAATAGGGGGGTAATGATCCAAGGTGGCAGGCGTCTGACTGGAGGTGAATGATGGCATGAAAACGAATATTGAAGCAGGAAGAAACTGAAACAAGGGGGAAATCTGTTAGCATACAAACCTTATTTTCCTAGAAAGGATCCTCGGAGACCTGCCTGGTTACCTCACTGAAATATTCATTATTGTTTGTTGTTGCAGTAACTGTGTCAGGTACTGACAGCTCTTCATCTCCTGTGTGGTTGATGGTTGGACTGGTTTGTGGAGTCTCTCTCATTATTATTCTCCTGCTCTTGTTGTATCGCTGCAGACAGTCCAAGTGTAAGAGCCTCTTCTTTTCATGCTGTATTAGAGAGTTTATTTACTACATACACTTTAATtattcacacatatacatgtatTCTGATCTCATGACACAAAATATCAGTGGAACAATTTATACATGACAAACATGTGTAataacatttgtctctttcacagattcctgcttcaccaggttggtaaaatactttttattattattttaaacaagCATCAGTTActtttgagtttattgtgtttatttcatgtttCAGGTCGATCCAGTCTGAGAGTCACAGTCCGGGCTCCTCCACAAATCATGGAGTCAACCAGAATGAAACTCATGTGTACGACTCTGTTCATCCTGGTCAGTATTTAAACTGATCTtgattatcattattaatattgaCTTTTAAAATCAGtcttcattaacaggaacagttTTTAGGTTCATTTTGTGCTCAGCAGCTTTTCAAAGAACGTTCGTCAAAATCTAGTTGGACAAACATCCAAACAGCCAGCTGACACATGAACATAAAATGAGAAATAAACAGGATTTTACAACCTGATTGTGTCTTTAAGTCGACTGAAAGAATCCAATGTTGTTGTTTAATATCAGAACAACACAAAGAGTAACAACAAAATATGTTATAGCCTGGTTTTGACTTAAACATAATTATTTAATCTTTAGTTTTTTATTCAATGATTAATTTGACCCTGGCTCATCTTTTATTAGGTACCAATCACATCTATGACTCAGTTACGCCAGTTGAAGACAACAGAAATGGTGCAGTATATTTGTTGAAAAACACAGAGAATTTAGAGAAGAAActtgtttttgatttaatgAAACTAATTCCATGTGAAATGTTTACAATCCTGTAactaaaatatgaacatttcaGGATCAGATGAACATCAAGATGTCACATACGCTCTGATTGAACTTAAAAACTTTGAAAAGAAGCGTAAGTACATAAAACATgtgcagtttaaaattaataaatgtaaatgtaatgtaaaaacacaataaataaacattttaaaaaatttgaCAGTTAATTATTTCCTTATGTCCAACAATCTTATCATCTTCACAGGGAAGCATCATGAACCAGAGCAGAGTGCTGTTTACTCTGAGGTGAAGACGGGAGCTGCAGGTACAGTCACAACAGTCTCattcagtgtttgtgtgcttgtgtagccactaggtaacaaaagctcaacactgcgcctagcatcctggagcacttctgttgtcttttgtacatgtttggagtttttacgtgttttgaagTTTATACGTGTtcctttgtctgtaggggccaccgtaaatatacttttatttattcactccacagaaaatgtaataaataaatcatataatacaaaaatcaactattcacatttcaacttttaactatttaaattttcagctttttccttttaaagcaggggtgtcaaactcaattgCACAGGGGGCCAAAGCTCAAGGCACACTTTAGGTTGCGGGCCAAAcaatataaacatttattgaacacactaaaacaatgtttttaaacataaatatgaataaaaacagacaggaaCATTATTCCAgattaaataaacttaaaaataatcaactttaaatttaaatattttgctcttcataaaaatatatcctgtcaaaattatgcaagttagaaatatgaacatgctgccaaaacccccagaaaaaataaatgaaagcataCACAAGGTTGGAGCCGCATGTAGACGGAGCTGGGCGTTGCTTCAGGAATAGAACTAGTAAACTGTGCGCCCATTCAGTGTCGTACTTTCCCTTGAGTGTATCGTTACACTGCAGCTCCATCTGAATCTGCACAGGTGCAGTTCAGCAAAGTCCGCTGACTTGGTTCAACATTACTTGGCAACAGGGAAAGTGAGGCaggttgcactggtgcatttgTGACAGCTTCACTTGAAATGCCTTCACCGCATCATACATGCCATGTCCATGAACTGACAGATTTCCTTGCTGAGCTCAAAAACTCTATTGAGAATTTTTATCCCAACTCAGCCAACAGACCTCTGTATGATGAGAAATCTCGGCAAACTCTGAATCTATTTCACATGTAAAAGACTGAAATTGATGGTGATTTAAACTTTTAGCTCAGATAAAATGTACGGTCTGCGTTACGGTGATCATTACATGCTCCATTTTTAGGACTTTACCACACAGCCTTTCCTGGTGTGTGATGCAGTGATATGCTGTTAACTCACCAGTACAGTTCTGCTCCTGCTTCTTTACTCGCATCCTGCTGACTAGTCCGCTTTTTTCACCGCACAACACctgcgctccatctgttgtaagTCCAACAAGTTTGTCCCAGGGCAGTTTCATGTCGGTTACACTTTGACAtacgttttaaaaaatgtctttttctgtCGTTGTCCCGTGCATCGATTTAATGTTCAGTATTTCCTCTCCACGGATGAAGATGGTCAGCTGTGCAATGTCCATCATTGTGGTGTAATCTGTTTAAGTAtaacctgttttattgtgaaaggggGGTTCTGAAACTGCAAGTAGAATAATAAAGGTTGGAGTTTGAGTGCTCTACAAAGTGTCGCTTGAATCCTTGCCTAAAACCACgacatggtgtcagaagtgggattgcAGTAAGAGCCTTGTCATCGGGGAGTGACGGCAAGCGGCTTTGGGAGCGGTAAAGAGTTTTTCTCCAGACGATAAGATGTCGGACGAAGAAGCAGGAGCTAGTGCAACAGCTACACAGCCTCGCATGTCACGGCCCCACCAGCAAGCTAACGGCGGCTATAATGCTAACGCCAACTTACCCCCGAATGCCACATTCACCATCCAACCTCCCGAGCTGTTTGATTTCTCAAAGCCACAGCAATGGGAAAAGTGGATAAGGAGGTTTGAAAGATTTTGACCTTAGCTTAGAGGCTAACCAGGTAAACACACTCATCTACTGCATGGGGGATGAAGCAGATGATATCCTCCGAGGGCAAGCTTTATCGGACATACAAAGGCAGCAGTACCAAGCAGTAAGAGACACTTTGGATACGTACTTTGTTCCCAGGAAAAACATTATCTATGAGAGAGCCCGCTTTAATCAAAGAACACAGCAAGCTAATGAGACTGTTGACTCGTTTGTCACCGCACTTTATGCTTTAGCTGTAAACTGCAGTTTTGGTGCACTGCACGATGAGTTAATAAGAGATCGCCTCGTCGTGGGTCTGAGGGACATCAGCTTAGCGGAGAGACTTCAAATGGAGAAAGATTTGACGTTGGAGAAAGCGGTTAATCAGGCCCGGCAGTCTGAAGTCATCAAAAAACAACAGACAGACATCAGAGGGGAAAATAAGATGAAAATAGATGCTGTGACAGTGAAGCACAGGGAACAAAAGCATTCAACATTCAAACCCCGAAGAGAACGTAAATGCACAACAAAGGACAAAACACCAAATGGGAGATCATGCTACAGGTGTGGGAAAACCCCTGCGCATGGTAAAGGACAATGCCCAGCAAAAGATGCAACATGTCACTCATGTGGTAAAAGAGGACACTTCCGTAAAGTGTGTAAATCTGTTAAATCTGTGCATTtgatagaaacagagaaaagtgATGATACGCCCGTGTTCCTTGGTTCTGTAGACGCAGGTTCAGATCCTTGGTATGCAGACCTTACTATCAGAAACCACGAAGTTAGATTTAAGATAGACACAGGAGCTGACGTCTCTGTTATCCCAGCCCAGATGTATTACTGCATAAACCAAAATGAGACAGAGTTATGTAAACCAGATAGACCATTGTTTGGTCCAGGTGGTACTCCACTTGATGTGTTGGGTATGAGCAGAGAAACAATTTGCAAAGGCGAACAGGAAATACAGGAACATGTGTACATTATCAAAGATTTGCACATAGCACTGTTAAGCAGGCCAGCAAGTGTCAAGCTGAACCTTGTGTGTAGAGCTGACAGTATTGACTTGAATGTGTTGAATGAGAACTACCCAAAGCTGTGTCAGGGATTAGGTTTAATGCAACAACCTTATACGATTAAGTTGAAACCCAATGATGTGCCTTTTTCCCTCGCCACACCAAGACGGGTCCCTGTCCCTTTGTTAGGAAAGGTGAAACGGGAACTGGAAAGAATGGAGTCCATGGGAGTAATCAGAAGAGTTGAAGAACCAACAGAATGGTGTGCAGGTATAGTCCCAGTGCCAACAAAAAACGACTATGTGCGTATTTGTGCTGACCTCACTCACCTCAATGAAGCAGTGTGCAGAGAAAAGTACATCCTGCCTTCGGTTGAACAGACACTTGGATCCCTGGCGGGAGCAAAAGTCTTCAGTAAGTTAGATGCAAAAAGAGGCTTCTGGCAGGTTCCATTGTCACCAGAGTCAGCACACTACACAACATTCATTACACCCTTTGGGCGCTTCCACTTTAACAGACTTCCCTTCGGAATAGCGTCAGCCCCAGAACATTTTCAGCGTAGAATGTCAGTGATGCTTAATCGGCTGCCAGGTGTGGTTTGTCACATGGATGACATCCTCATTTGGGGACAGGATCAGCAGGAGCACAACGCCAGGCTGCACACAGTGCTCAATAAACTCCAAGAGGCTGGTGTCACACTAAACCTGGAGAAATGTGACCtgagcaaacaggaagtgaagttCCTCGGACACGTTTTGTCTGTGGAGGGAGTACAGCCAGACCCAGACAAAATTGGAGCGATCACAGCAATGAAAGAGCCATCAAACGTCAGTGACGTGCGCAGCTTTCTCGGGATGGTTAACCAATTAGGCAAATTCATCCCAGGACTGGCCGAAAGAGACAAGCCCCTAAGAGACCTGCTCTCGAAGAAAAATCAGTGGGTTTGGAGCTGCGCACAGCAAAAAGCATTCAATCAGCTAAAAGGCGATCTGACGTCAACTCCCATTCTTGCACTCTATGACCCAAACAAAGAGTTAAAACTGTCTGCAGATGCTTCCTCCTATGGACTGGGAGCAGTCCTATTTCAAAAAGAGGGAGAGCAATGGAGAACTGTTGCATATGCATCTCGTTCTTTAACGGAAACAGAACAGAGGTATGcacaggtggaggaggaggcgctTGGACTAACATGGGGTTGTGAAAGATTCAAAGATTTTCTCATCGGGAGACACTTCTCCTTAGAGACTGACCACAAACCACTCGTCAGCCTGCTAGGACAGCAAGCTCTAACTGAGCTTCCACCCAGAATCCAACGGTTCTGCCTAAGGCTCATGAGGTACAGTTACACCATCTCACACACTCCAGGCAAAGCACTCCTCACAGCAGATGCACTGTCACGTGCACCCGTTAACCAAGACCCTGATTCTAAGGCTACAGCTGAACTACTGgatgacacaaatatatatGTGGATGAAATAGTCAAATGCATGCCTGCTACCTCGACATACATCACACAGTTAAAGGAACAGCTTAAAACCGACAGCATGTGCTCAGATGTCATGGCTTTTTGTCAGAGCAGCTGGCCAGAATACAGCAATCTCACAGGACCAATTAAAGCATATTGGCCACACAGAGACACCTTAACGGTACACGACGATCTGCCACTGAAAGGCACCAGACTAGTGATCCCTACTGCTATGCGCCACTCTGTCCTCATTGCCCTACACGAGGGACATCAGGGAATGTCTAGatgcagagagagagccaggAAGACAGTATGGTGGCCTGGTCTGAGTGGGCAAATAAATGAACTTGTGAAAAACTGCACCATATGCATCAAAGAGCGTACCAACCCAGTGCAACCTTTAATGCCAAGCCAACTCCCTGAGAGACCATGGCAAAAAGTTGGAGCAGACCTTTTTACGTTTAACAACAGCAACTATGTGCTTCTGGTGGACTACTACTCTAAATTTGTGGAAATAGCCAAATGTACTCCCACAAGATCGGAGGATGTTATAGTGCATCTAAAATCAATCTTTTCCAGACATGGGATTCCAGAGTTTCTCTACAGTGTCAATGGACCTCAGTTTTCAAGTCAACAGTTCAAAGACTTTGCAGCAGCTTATGGGTTCAGGCATGTAAAAAGCAGTCCAAGATTTGCACAAAGCAATGGTGAGGCTGAGCGTCATGTCCAAACTGTGAAAAGTCTGCTAAAGAAAGCAAAAGACCCATATCTTGCACTTCTAGCTTACAGAGCAACCCCATTGGCTAATGGATATAGCCCTGCGCAACTACTAATGGGACGAAGACTGCGCACGTCAGTTCCCCAGCTTCCTTCTTTGCTCAATCCCAGCCTGCCCAACAAGGCTACAGTGTTGAcaaaagcgagagagagagtgatgAAGGACAGTGTTGCGTACAACAGGAGACATCGTGTGACAGAACTTCCTCCACTCTCACCGGGACAACCAGTGTGGATTACAGACACTAGGCGTGAAGGGACTGTCATCTCCTCTCACTCCACACCCCGCTCATACATTGTCGAGACCCCTTCAGGAGCCATCAGGAGAAATAGGCATCACCTCCAGCCATTGCCAGATGCCACACCAAAGTTACAAACCCCAATTACGCCTGTCAGTCCAACAGAGAACACCCTGCCTGCTTCAAACCTATCGGCGGCTACAACTCTGACTCCTAAGACAGAAGACCCAGGTCCTGTCAGAACTAGGGCTGGCAGGGTTGTCAAAAAACCACAAAGACTGG is part of the Maylandia zebra isolate NMK-2024a linkage group LG3, Mzebra_GT3a, whole genome shotgun sequence genome and encodes:
- the LOC111501562 gene encoding uncharacterized protein LOC111501562 produces the protein MVGLVCGVSLIIILLLLLYRCRQSKYSCFTRSIQSESHSPGSSTNHGVNQNETHVYDSVHPGTNHIYDSVTPVEDNRNGSDEHQDVTYALIELKNFEKKRKHHEPEQSAVYSEVKTGAAEDSLMYAEVKHPKKGKAKKKAGKSSPAADAAVYSEVTLGSFPGQ
- the LOC143416733 gene encoding low affinity immunoglobulin gamma Fc region receptor III-like, whose translation is MLFPDVHSAASLTVSPDRVQHFTFDSVSLTCEGNFTEWRVRKFSEDGRLSDCSRMTGSTCDIYTSKSDTGVYWCESGSGEFSSAVNITVQNYYYYGPILVSPVHPVTEGASVNLSCSLRTQKILSNVFFYHNDKLIQNDTRGELKISAVSKSDEGFYKCQYSGRESAQSWMSVKGEQEQNI